The sequence actaacgacgcgcaggttggaggatggtgggggaacgcagcgagctctccgccaatcgctttccagtTCGTCtaggagtatcgccaatcagagcgtcGATGCGCAGataagaacgaaaactggtcttttcgtagttatggactctcatGACATCaaatatatatgtgtatgtatCGCTGTTTGCTATGAAATAGGAACATTTTATGTTCTTCTTGGCAAACATGGCTAGTGGAAAAATGCTATATAATTGCCGGTTAACTTCAAGGAAGTTTATTATTCGTACGGATACCGAACCTGGCAGTACGATCACTGTGTTACGGCTCCAATAGTGGACGTTGTGAAAAAAGAAGCAGTGAGTGTAAGTAATGTCAAGTAATCATATAAATGtactataaaaatattatttttagattAATTTTCACATTCTAAACTGCATTAATAAGCTTTATCTTTGTTTATGCTTAGGCTGACAGGAGTTCTTGATCTTTGGTCAGAACGCTGAGCGCTCTTCTCTCTTCATATCGCTTTATTTACATGATCGTCGGCTGggtttcgtttttttttaatttttatgaatcCACTGCATTGCATTTTATCGAAACATAACATTTTCTTATTTCGATGCTCTAGGTGTTTGTGTAACTACGGCGTCGCGTCCCACCGAGGTTACATTTGCATTCAATAGCGTTTCAGTTAATAAAATTGGGGTCCCATTGTTTATTGTAGCATGGGAGAAGCGGTCGGCATGTGCGTGAATCTTTCGCATCGTTAACAACTCGCTCACAATGAGTTTGAGTGTTGCTGTTATTTCATCCAATTAATTTGATTTAGTTTGTCAGTGATCGATCATGCGATTAATTCGCTCAAAGAGATTctcatatatttaattaattctgtCACAGCGGATGGAATTTCACTGActtataagaaatattattcgtaatttttttaaaattatttttatgcttTTTCCCGGCAGATTTTATATAACGGATTATAGAAAtcctattataaaaaaaaacgtCGAAACATACATATAAGTTCActaaaattgcataaaaatgcATTACTTAAGATATGTAATTctgtataattatattttgtaatatacacatgCATCATTCTATAAAAATGTTAggcatttttcttcttcctttgacCTTTTCTTTTAATCTTTTAATTGCTTCATTAATCTTACACACTCTGAGgcaactttatttttatttttaattaaatatgttttgaaaatattattaggTAGTTTTATGATGGAAGGAGGTGGTGTACTTACGGCAGAACGCAGTCCAGCACGTGCAAATTTGCATGTGGCTTTCACTGAAAAAGGGGAAGTAAAAGAGCGCAGAGAGAAATTTCTGACAGCCAAATATGGGTCTCATCAAATGTCCCTTATTCGTAAAAGGCTTGCAGTAGAAATGTGGTTATTTGATGAACtagaaaaattatatgaatCAGTTGTAAGTTAGAGATGAAATGTtccttaatttaaaattgattcattcTGAAGATAACttgttaaatgaaaatataatttacagAATGAAAGTGGTAAAAATCGGGAAGTTGAAATTGATATAGATGAACTTCTTGACATGGATAGTGATGAACATAGACGAAGATTCCTGcaagtatgtatatacatattataactgataactgaaaataaaatttataattttatgaactattatttcgttttattttacaGGAATTATTGGTTGATACAAAGAAACCACCGCATGATATAAATGTAAGTGTAAGATACATGTGTCTTATTAAATTACTTGTTGCTTTTTCTTCTTACAATTCAGGACTTTGtgactaatttattaattaaaaatagtaaaaggtgGTTGGAGTAAATTAATACAATTTGAATGTTATTTGTTTTAGTGTTTCAGGAATAGGTTTGTAACTAACATAGATTTATATGTTTCTTTTATATGTTTCAGAAATTCATTAATGATTTACTTGAAAAAGCTAAAACACTTTGAAGAACTTCTAtgttctttttaatatttacgtGTTTGCAAGGACTTTTTTGAAGCATTAACAAATTTGCTCAGATTTGGAACGAGTCAAAGACATATTCAAGCCTTATCGAGTCGCGCACACGCGACTCAAATGCCAATTTATCATTACTTGGATTGAACTTAACAATGGGGGAAAAAGAAACATCAAATGACTCTGCACATTTTTATTGTAGtgtatattatttcatattgaAATCGTATACATTAGTATCTGACTTATCTCAGTACAATGGCTAACTTCGTTAGTTATTTATGTGCGCATCGCATATCAAGTAATAAACCTCACAGTACACAAACTGCCTTGCTGTACGATCCATCCAGTGTGATGTATAGTAGAAAAGTTTGTTCTACACTCTAATTTTGTATGCCTTCTATACTCCATCGTTCATAgtaatatttatgttattaaGAATGATTAATTAACTAAATACTTCCAAACACTTGTAACTATACCAAATGATTTCTATACATATCCTACGTTTATTCAATTATCCCAACTGACGAATCCAATTGGGttgaaaaaatcattaatatcTTTATGTTGTAGTATAACGaattaatatgatttttatttattttagaaggTATTTTAAGGGAGTAATTTGCAAAATGTCGCATCAAATGCTTGTacgaattaaacaaaaaaaaaaaaaatatataataataattctatttgataatataataaaagcGTGTATGTTTCAGATGATATTATCACTGGCATAGTAGTAGTTAAAACGTGGAAATGACACCTATTGTTGCTTCGCTACCGAATCAGTATTTCAGAAAATTGTTGTTAAGCTGAAATTTAGTCTCATGTAAGTGttctttcaaatttaaattcaaattctttTGTTATGTCGttagaagaaaaaagggaaaagaaacacAAAAACATTcctaaacattttttaataactttgtTACTTATATAATCATGTTGttaatttcaagattttaaattcatatttatacATGTTATActtgtttaaattataaaaaaaaaagaatatcatttttaatgaatCTTCATATATTCGTCTCAAGAAAAGAATGTACAAGTTCTCTGTTTTGACGGTCTCGTTTGGATAAAGTGTAAACATAATGATATATTAATCATGTGACTTATAGTACAAATGAACGGTTATGTTATGAAAAATCACCGTCGCGACAGAGCGCAATCATAGGTGACATTTATACGCTTTGTAATCAGTCATATAACATACGAGCTAATGTGTAAAATGTATCCATAGTAATgtaaaaaaagaggaaggaaatgaagttgataaaaaaatatacttCCAGAAACTTGGATCTCTTGTCGTTTACTTAAACAATTGTACCAAAAAAAAGACTGCACAAAATGGAATTACCTTCCTCTTGAAAAATTAGATGCGTACAGAAATCACACGGCAAACAAGATGATGAGATAGACATATTTATCAAAGATCGAATACATAATATTGGATGTCGAATGAAGCAAGAACGTTTAGCAGaaagaagttttttttttttttttttttgcacgcTGAATTAAATGTAAAGCAATATTCACAATTGTGATCATTTAAGCTACAcggagaaaagaaaggaaaagaaactgTTCGAGGCTCTACGACTACCTGGTATTGCAGAAAAGCAATATAACCATTGTAGCGTTATCAGTCCCCAGTTCAAATTATGGAAGAACAAAGAAACGAGAGTTTTATCCAAGGCAAGGACTAGTGAAATGTACGaatcattattatttatgatATATTAGGGTGTACAGAGATTCACCTGCCATTCGTCGTTTGGCAACACGCGTGATCTTTGTGGACATTTCTCATGGGCATAGAAGAATGTGTTTAGACTTTTTACCCTTAAAAACTTCCATACGATTTAGGTGAATAATGTCGTCTAATTAAAAGCGTTGAACTCGTCTTGTCACccgtatacatacatacatatacatatatatatatatttaaaactttatacgACGGAATATATGTGAATGTGTAATTAAGATTAGGAATATATAAATCTATACAATAAACCTTGATCTCATAAAGTGCAATCGTCGACGTATTTGTTCTAAACGAACCGAGTCGTAACACAAATTTCGTTAATGACTGTGACGAACGAATACGTCAGAATTTAATCAGAGTTTATTGTATTAGAAACGATACAATCAATTGGTGCACTTGTGATTTAGTGTTGTAAAACAGTATGCGACCTTGcgatagaattatgtttcatcaaaTCGAAATTGTgaagtttggaaattttatcGCCGAAGGAAAAAACAAACGCATCGAAAGTCCCCTGTTCATTTTCTTTCCGTATTAATCTTTCTTTTCCGCGATAAATGGTAGAAATACGATCAAAATGCTTATCCGTGTAATGCTTGTGTCGGTATACGAAGTATGTTTCGTAATAATCTTGTTCCGGCTTGGTGtatctaaaaaagaaaagaaaaccgtAGGAATTCATGAGAACGATGTATTCTCTGGGTTATTTTCTCAGTGAATCGTTTGCAGAGAAATGGGAAATATTCGATGTCTCtaaatgaaaatgttaattctATATGGCACTGGAATCTCCCATCCACGTGTGAATGTTCATTTGGAATGTTTAATGTTGTAATACCGAATCAAATTAAATCTACAATAGCCTTAAGTAAGGGAAAAAAGCTAAATTCAATTTCCATATTCATCGCGTGATTCAAAAGGAAACCATAGACCATTTAATATCCCTGTTCCCTATGTTTTAAAATTGGCGATAGTATCGTTTCCATGAGGAAACAATATTTTGCATCAATATGTACTGATTATGTAAGAGATTGTATTTACTTGCacaaacaaaataacaattggataaaagaaaaattaaccaATTGTTTCTTTTCATCCTCTTCTATTactgttatataattatttacaattatcaTTCACTGCTCAAAacatatttatgaaaaaatatttatttaccaaCATGAGGTCGGGTATCAGATCGTTTCAGCGAATTATATCAAAGTtttattcgttataatgtaCAGAATTTCATCGCAGTTATAGTGCACGTAGCGAATCGTGATACATATTttcatagaaaaaagaaaaaaaaaaagaaacgtcagCATGAATAAAGATATATTGCGTAAATAAACTTGCATCCAAGAAATCAATGATACTATGCATCTTATTCTTTGATTTCTTGAGATTCATAAAAATATGTCACCCATCGTCTGCACTTGATAACGTCACAGAAATACCGAGTCAAGCTTAATTCGATTTCgcaattgaaagaagaaaaggaatcgCATAAATACTTTACATAATGACGCTTTGAATTGTTAACGGTACTTCGACCACGTTTAGGAATTCCGGATACCGAGCGCTTGTTCCAACTCTGCGCGTTTCTGCTGAACCTTCGTGTAGAAGTATCTGCAAACAGCTTCCTGCGCCCAGGGTTGGTAATAAAACTCTGCCCTTCGTTCCTCTTCCGGGTTACCAACAACGTCTATCATCGTTTTCAAGTCTCTCGTTTGGGATATGATCCACTTGTTAATGAACTGTTGAGGATCTTTGGCAAAACTTAGGAAGAATTCCCTGTTCGTTTTCAATTGATTGATCGTTTCAACTGTTTCGTGTATCTTGTTGTCTAGACTCTGAATTTCTTGCTGACTCGCCGTTGAAAGTAAGAAATTGTTCATCTGAGTTTTCAAGGTGTCGTCGACCTCGACATCAATGTCGTAGCATGCAGTCTGTTTTGTTTCTGTACCTAAACATAATAAATCGtcacgtttcctttttttcagaATGATCCTGTGCAAATACCATTCGTACCTTCCACACTGATAACGTGGTTTATTACAATAGGATCCGGCGGATGGAGCAGCGGATTTAAACGCTGCGGTATCTCAGCGAATTTCATCCTTGAACAAGCGAATATTTGCTCCAAATACTTATCACAGTTTATGAATTCTCTTTCATGACTGTCCTGAAGTTTGTGCGTTTTTATATACTGCCAGAGGGCGGAAATAATGACAGGACGCGTTTGTGTATGTACTCCTAAAAGCCGCGCTAATCTGGGATCTAATTTGAACTGTAAAACGAAAAAGCATGTTTGTAAATGGGAATCTTTTGTTCAAACACCGATGGGAATGAAGTGTTTGATTACTTGTAAAGGCTGGTAATCAAGGAGCAATAGAATGGTACATCGAACGTTCTTATCCCCAGGTCTTTTTACTTGAAAACCATCGGTCTCCTGCGTTGTCAGCGTACGGTGCCATTCAACCAAATGATTGTCAGGTCCGTATAAATCTTTGTCTAATTCTATAACTAGACTCTTAAAGAACGAAGAGAATTTCCTTTTCACCTGGAAGACATAACgtaaatttgatattttcaatttttgcgTAATATCTAGTTACATACATTGCTTTTTACCTTATTAGGGTCATTCTTTGTATCGTCCAACAGCCGACCTTCGACCCTAAGCTCCCAAGACGCGACCGAACCCTCTTCTCCTTCGCCAGCTTCTTTCGCTGGATAGAAGGTATTGGAAATAAATATTCGTAATTTTCTCTTTTGCTTCATTGGACGTTTAAGCGCTTCCTGTATGTCGAGTCGTTTTCGCATTATTGTTGCATCTAACTTCCTCTCGAATGCAAGTAGATCCATGTATGCTTGAGATTCTGGCACTAGATCGCGTACTTTCTGTGGCAATATTTTATCTGccaactttttcttcttcttggatGTGGAATGTGAAAAATCACTGTTCCAAAAATACCTAAATGAGTTTGTGTAAAAATCATAGATTCAAAAATCAATAAACCAATTTTGAAGCTTATGAAATGCAGTGAAGTTCCTGGTAAATTTGTAAATGGTATTTTAATGTTTCTGCTACTATAAGAATCGCAACTGATGATAACAATCAAATTAAAATACTGTCATTCTGAACAAAAAGCAAAATCATAAGTAATCAGCAAACTAGTTCTCAGAAGAAAAATCTTTAATATCAGCCATAAGGTGAATAAGTTAATGAGCATAGTGATAAATACATGAatgcaaaattgaaataaaccaTGCAATGTTGGTAGACTTACGGTTTTTGTTGTGACATAGGTATACGCTGATCAGCACTTCTCTTCCCAACTGGTGGAGTAGGCATAGGTCCTTGACGCATATTTGAATACGGTTGATTTGCTCTAATTATACTAGCTGTACCAGGACCTGCAGTTGCCATTTGGGGAGGTGGAGTAAAACCTGATCTTTGCTGCATctatagaaaaaattaatttatcagcTCTGCTACTATATATAAGTTAGTAATATACTCACAGGAAAATTTGGGCCAGAATATTGCCGTAAATTTGGGGGTACAGATGATGCTGCATATCTTTGAGGTGGTGGGCCATTATTCCCTGTATTTGGTACAGGAAATCTTTGTGCCATGACTCTTTGCTGACTATCCTAGCGATTGAAATCAACAAGCTctttatttacatacatatcCAGATTTTGTTCATAGTTTAATACAGAAATCACTCAATATCAAGTCAGTAGTTGTACAGTAAAATCATATGAACTAAAGTATACAATCGTTTATTAAACAAATAGATTTATTTACAGCATCTCGTTATACATAAAATCGTTTATTTATAGATGTACAAATAACCGATAATATTTTCTTCACAAATGATCCGTTTTACCTGACAAGTTAATTAGGAGAAAACAAAAACATAACCTTCAAATGTGTATCTTAATTATAACTCTACATAGGTTACAATTAATCACACTATCTTAGAGATACATTAACATCGATTATTCGTGTAACGAAATTCATAACGTGAGATGAACAAATGTGTaaggaaaataaatgtttaaaaacacTGTTCTCGGAGCTTCATTCGGTTGTCCGTCATATTCCAGTACATTTTTACATCACACACAgttgattttagaatttttcgaaTAGTGAATTTCTGTGCTTCAGACTGTAAgggaaacgaagaaagagaaaaattaagTTCGGCGAATAGTGAAAAACCACCTACGTCCTCAAAGTTTCTGTCCACTTTTTGCCAGATTTAGGAGGTTCTCGAAAAGCGATACAAGATTACACACGGATAATTTTTAGGTTCTGTTACTCAGAGGGCGTTCGTGTTGGATGCAGTTTGAATTACATTGATATTAAGAATGATTTAggaataaaatatcatttctaATCAGCATAcgattaagaaatatgaatagtaaaataaatattcaaattttcaaatttgggaTTCAAATCTTCCCGTATAAACGTTCATACCCAAGTGGGAACTTTGATCGTCCCGCTCGACTCGATCGATTGCCGATAGATAGGTATTAacttataccgcagttcaccagagtccataactgcgaaaagaccagttttcattttttgcgcatctccagtgcgcatcttcgccctgattggcgatactcccaaacgaagtggaaagcgattagcaaaGAACGCtacgttcccccaccatcttccaacctgcgcgtcgcagttatggactctggtgaactgcggtatatttGTGATGTGACCGTTTCTACAAATGACGAAATTACGCGAGTTCCACAGTTATATTATTCCGTTAATTTCCACAGTTGTATTAAAATTAGATGCATAGCATCCAAGTGTCATTTCTAGTTCTCAGTACGTGTATTCTTTGTGTCACAAACACAAAGGACACGCGTAGTTTTCCTACTTGGAAGACATTCGTCATTCGTCATCAAAATATAgtattatttcttattattatgaaaatttatttctaaattatcaTACAATTAGTTGTTACATCGATTCTAATGAGAAAATGCATGAAACATTAcgaatttttcgaaattaattCTCATCGTGGTTATATCAGAAAAAGTACGTTAAAAAGGCGCCATATTTGAAAACTCCCTAAAAGAGAAAAGTTACCGGAAGTGAACGAAGTAAACGTAAATCTTTTTAGGATTTTGATGATTTcagaaaatcattttattatatttttttttattctaacttaaattaaaaatagatttaaataaaCGAATTATTTAGCTTATTATtgcgaataaatttttaatcggCGAACCGGAAGTTTACGTATGTACTTCGTCTTCCGGACAGAGGCAGACAGAGGATTCAAGAAACACAGAGAGGAGGTATTTTTGCATGGAATATTCGAGAGATGTCTATTGTTTCCTCACGATATCGAAAAAAGTGAAACTTACAGTTTACTGTGCATTTCAGGATTCTCGTCCGAGCTCCAGTTCTTTTATTCGTCAGTTTTGAGAGCGAGCTTTGCATTCAAAGAGAATGGCGGTTATTATACACGCGTGTATACGTGATAAGAGCGGCAAACAGAAACcgttaaaacaaattaaaaagagCAGGAAATTGGGTGAGTTCATATATTCTTCTAACCTAAGCATGTCCACTTTGCCAGATCACGTC comes from Osmia lignaria lignaria isolate PbOS001 chromosome 8, iyOsmLign1, whole genome shotgun sequence and encodes:
- the LOC117606745 gene encoding protein phosphatase 1 regulatory subunit 14B; translation: MMEGGGVLTAERSPARANLHVAFTEKGEVKERREKFLTAKYGSHQMSLIRKRLAVEMWLFDELEKLYESVNESGKNREVEIDIDELLDMDSDEHRRRFLQELLVDTKKPPHDINKFINDLLEKAKTL
- the Bap60 gene encoding brahma-associated protein 60 isoform X4, translating into MAQRFPVPNTGNNGPPPQRYAASSVPPNLRQYSGPNFPMQQRSGFTPPPQMATAGPGTASIIRANQPYSNMRQGPMPTPPVGKRSADQRIPMSQQKPDFSHSTSKKKKKLADKILPQKVRDLVPESQAYMDLLAFERKLDATIMRKRLDIQEALKRPMKQKRKLRIFISNTFYPAKEAGEGEEGSVASWELRVEGRLLDDTKNDPNKVKRKFSSFFKSLVIELDKDLYGPDNHLVEWHRTLTTQETDGFQVKRPGDKNVRCTILLLLDYQPLQFKLDPRLARLLGVHTQTRPVIISALWQYIKTHKLQDSHEREFINCDKYLEQIFACSRMKFAEIPQRLNPLLHPPDPIVINHVISVEGTETKQTACYDIDVEVDDTLKTQMNNFLLSTASQQEIQSLDNKIHETVETINQLKTNREFFLSFAKDPQQFINKWIISQTRDLKTMIDVVGNPEEERRAEFYYQPWAQEAVCRYFYTKVQQKRAELEQALGIRNS
- the Bap60 gene encoding brahma-associated protein 60 isoform X3, which codes for MAQRFPVPNTGNNGPPPQRYAASSVPPNLRQYSGPNFPMQQRSGFTPPPQMATAGPGTASIIRANQPYSNMRQGPMPTPPVGKRSADQRIPMSQQKPDFSHSTSKKKKKLADKILPQKVRDLVPESQAYMDLLAFERKLDATIMRKRLDIQEALKRPMKQKRKLRIFISNTFYPAKEAGEGEEGSVASWELRVEGRLLDDTKNDPNKVKSNVKRKFSSFFKSLVIELDKDLYGPDNHLVEWHRTLTTQETDGFQVKRPGDKNVRCTILLLLDYQPLQFKLDPRLARLLGVHTQTRPVIISALWQYIKTHKLQDSHEREFINCDKYLEQIFACSRMKFAEIPQRLNPLLHPPDPIVINHVISVEGTETKQTACYDIDVEVDDTLKTQMNNFLLSTASQQEIQSLDNKIHETVETINQLKTNREFFLSFAKDPQQFINKWIISQTRDLKTMIDVVGNPEEERRAEFYYQPWAQEAVCRYFYTKVQQKRAELEQALGIRNS
- the Bap60 gene encoding brahma-associated protein 60 isoform X2; amino-acid sequence: MAQRFPVPNTGNNGPPPQRYAASSVPPNLRQYSGPNFPMQQRSGFTPPPQMATAGPGTASIIRANQPYSNMRQGPMPTPPVGKRSADQRIPMSQQKPYFWNSDFSHSTSKKKKKLADKILPQKVRDLVPESQAYMDLLAFERKLDATIMRKRLDIQEALKRPMKQKRKLRIFISNTFYPAKEAGEGEEGSVASWELRVEGRLLDDTKNDPNKVKRKFSSFFKSLVIELDKDLYGPDNHLVEWHRTLTTQETDGFQVKRPGDKNVRCTILLLLDYQPLQFKLDPRLARLLGVHTQTRPVIISALWQYIKTHKLQDSHEREFINCDKYLEQIFACSRMKFAEIPQRLNPLLHPPDPIVINHVISVEGTETKQTACYDIDVEVDDTLKTQMNNFLLSTASQQEIQSLDNKIHETVETINQLKTNREFFLSFAKDPQQFINKWIISQTRDLKTMIDVVGNPEEERRAEFYYQPWAQEAVCRYFYTKVQQKRAELEQALGIRNS
- the Bap60 gene encoding brahma-associated protein 60 isoform X1, which codes for MAQRFPVPNTGNNGPPPQRYAASSVPPNLRQYSGPNFPMQQRSGFTPPPQMATAGPGTASIIRANQPYSNMRQGPMPTPPVGKRSADQRIPMSQQKPYFWNSDFSHSTSKKKKKLADKILPQKVRDLVPESQAYMDLLAFERKLDATIMRKRLDIQEALKRPMKQKRKLRIFISNTFYPAKEAGEGEEGSVASWELRVEGRLLDDTKNDPNKVKSNVKRKFSSFFKSLVIELDKDLYGPDNHLVEWHRTLTTQETDGFQVKRPGDKNVRCTILLLLDYQPLQFKLDPRLARLLGVHTQTRPVIISALWQYIKTHKLQDSHEREFINCDKYLEQIFACSRMKFAEIPQRLNPLLHPPDPIVINHVISVEGTETKQTACYDIDVEVDDTLKTQMNNFLLSTASQQEIQSLDNKIHETVETINQLKTNREFFLSFAKDPQQFINKWIISQTRDLKTMIDVVGNPEEERRAEFYYQPWAQEAVCRYFYTKVQQKRAELEQALGIRNS